The Mastomys coucha isolate ucsf_1 unplaced genomic scaffold, UCSF_Mcou_1 pScaffold20, whole genome shotgun sequence nucleotide sequence agagagagagagagagagagagagagaagaaagaaggaaagaaggagtaaaaagaaagaaaaagaagaaaaaagaatgaaagggaagaaaacacaaaggaacaTAGATAAAAAGCTGGAAATCTAGTCAATCTAGTCAATCCCCAGGAAGGAGACAAAagggcgcggggggggggggggggggggggggcagggtttgTCTAGTCCTCCCTGCAGacaatagagacagacagagataaaaCAAGATGAATGGACACAGATATGAACGAGAATAGGAATATTTAGTTCTCCTAGCGGCGGGCACTGAACAAGAAGAACATCATCAGGTCTTTCTGGGCTCTGCTCAGACAAGCTGGGCGCGCTAGCCCAAGGTCCTCCAGGAAGTGCCCACCAGAGCCCTAATAGCAGCCACTCTCCTGAAGCCTGAGCCAAGTTCAGCGCTTTCCTAAGAGGGAGGTGCAGAGCTGGGCTGAGCATCTCCCCCTAGCGGAGCGCCGGCCCTCACCTCCTTGAGTTTCCTTTCTCTTACAGCTTCACTTCAGCCCGGAGAACTGCAGGTTCCGCCAGTGGACGCTGGAGAACGGCTATGACGTCTACTTGTCGCAGAAGCATCACTACCTGGTGAGCCTGGGCCGCGCCAAGCGCATCTTCCAGCCGGGCACCAACCCGCCGCCTTTCTCGCAGTTCCTGGCGCGCAGGAACGAGATCCCGCTGCTGCACTTCTACACCGTGCGCCCACGGCGCCACACGCGCAGCGCCGAGGACCCGCCCGAGCGCGACCCACTGAACGTGCTCAAGCCGCGGCCCCGCGCCACGCCCGTGCCCGTATCCTGCTCGCGCGAGCTGCCAAGCGCAGAGGAAGGTGGCCCCGCGGCCAGCGACCCTCTCGGGGTGCTGCGCAGAGGCCGCGGGGATACTCGCGGGGGCGCGGGAGGCGCGGATCGGTGTCGCCCCTTTCCTAGGTTTGTCTAGGTCCTCAGCCCGGGCGGCGTCAGCCTCCATCCTCCAGTCCCCGAGGAtgtctgcttctctcccttcccttatGGGCCTGAGAGTCACCTGCGAGCCAGGCCCCGCTGTTCAGAAGTAAGAGCCAACCGTGGGAGACTGGAGAGGAGGCGCAgttagttctcagcatccacaacgtcttgtaattctagctccaggggaatctgcGCTCactcacacatatccacacatacatacatgtaattttaaatgttaatctgTTTTAAAGACCCCCAGCAGGTAAACTAGGCACgaagctctttttattttattttactaacagGTAAACTGGACACTTGGCCTTTATTAGCCGGTCTCTTGCCTAGCATTTTGATCAATCAGTTTAGCACGAAGAAAGAGTTCACATCTTGAACACATGGAAGAAGGCTATCTCTGcagctttttgttattgttctggGACCCACACTTCTGAGTTTGAATTTGAGCACCTTGACCTTAATGTCTTCACTGGCCAAGTCGAAGAAAGACACTCATTTCTTCCCTTTAGGAAGAGCTTTCGATTGGCCGGAGGCCGACAGGAAGACCCAAACGCACGGTGATCCAGAACACATTCCACAGAATTCAGGCTCCTTGCAGAGTGAACACCCGCCAAGCCAGGGCTGAACCTGCTTGCTTCTAAGATAGAATGTGCTTTTCTGCCCTGTTGGTAGCTTTCTGAATTTGTCTTAGCTCATCAAAGTCTACCTTGCTAGGGTGTTTTACAAAATGCAAACCCGTGAACTCTCTCTAAAGAGGCAttttagagccgggcagtggtggtgcatacctttaatcccagcacttgggaggcagaggcaggcagatttctgagttcgaggccagcctggtctacaaagtgagctccaggacagccagggctacacagagaaaccctgtctcaacatacacacatacacaaagaggcATTTTAGTGAAAGCCTAGGAGCAGGTTGAGTTGTAATATATTCTGAGTGTCCCCGGAGGGGAAGAGTCCTTGAGACCCGGGGTTGTTCTACGTTATGGTTTCTGTGaagtggtaagaaaaaaaaattcttcctaagTGAAATGGGATCCAGGACTATCTTGCTAGAGTCAGCAGAGGACTCCTGCAGGGGTTAACCCCAAAATGGCAGCTACTCTTGGGAACTCTTAGGGCATTAAACTAAGACATTTTTCATTTGTCCCAGAAACCCCAGGGCTGTCCTGGGCGTGAGCATAGCCTCACAGTGTTAGCAAGCGTgttaggcaggctttgaggttctCTCCGCTTCTGCACCTTAGCTGGTGACCGACTTACACAAAGGGCACCCTCTTTCTACCTCTACTTAGATGAGAACCGGAAGGGCACAGTATCGGCCCAGCCCTTCAGATCACTTGGTGTTTTCCGCTGTCCTTACGTACACAGACTTAGAAATGGATCCACTGTTTTTGCTTGTCAAAGGAACAGCAGGCAATGTGACCAGTTCCACCTCTGAAGTACTAACACTGCGCACAGCAGCAGATGCCATGAACCCCAAACCTTCTCTGCACTGGCTTTCATTTCCTGTTGGGGTGTTGGTCTGTACACTAGCCACCAGAAAGAAGCCTCCCCACAGAGGCAACAACGTGGGAAAACCCAGAACTTGAGTATCGGACCGGTTGGAAACGCACAAGCCCAACACCACCGTGGGGCTTCCTTGATGGCAGAGCCAAAGTCACCTTGTAACTTCTTAGGTCCCTTTGCATGtggcaatatttatttatttatttgaaagattTTGCCTATCACTCtatatttatagttatttataaACTGTAACACCACTTCTGCCcttgtgttttaaataaagaaaagatttctCTCGGTTTCTTGTCTCTTATCCTCTCTGTATGGCTGCATAAATGCACATTGAGACATAAGAGTAaaattggaaagatcaggagaaaacagaataggaaaagaaaaaaagaatcttcaaagTCAAAATTTCTTCCATTTATAAACATATCCAACAGTTTTGATTGATcaaaaaatgatgaaattttcTCAACATTGGGCTTCTGATTACCCAAGTGATtccttaaaagaaattttaatttgaaaaaggCACACTGGCATAACCATACTGAAATCTCAGTTAACCAGATATAAATCGTATTAGCCTTCAGTTAACCAGCTATATACATCATAGTAGCATTCCTTCACTATTAACATACAGTGGGCCTGAtcaatttatgaagaaaaaaggTTTGCGCCACACTTTGGAAGTTGTAGTCCACAACCAAGAAGGCCACTGCTCAGGTCTGTGGTAGACCGTCAGCACACTGTGGTGGGAGCCTGTggcagaggaaaaagaggaggaactTACTTGCAGGAAAAAGAGGAGGCCCTACTAGTCTGTACACCCCAATGACCTAGGGATCTCTCTCTGAAGCCCTGCCTCTTACCTTACCTCCCGCCACCACCAGCTGCTGACAAGGCCTTCCACACATATGCTACAGTATATGGCCCTAATAGACAGTGTTACTATCCTGTGAGATGTGGCAGCAGGATCGCTGGGTGGCACTCTTCCTGGGGAGttgaacaaatgtctactcactCCATTTGGGAAAGGGAATTGACAAAAAGTACAGATTCTCTCAGAGGAAGACTCCGTAGGCAGTGTGGAGGCACACAGCTGCAGCCCAGCGTGAGGGTGAGACTGAAGCATCTTGGGTTGGAGGCTAACCCAACTCACAGCCCCTACCACCACACCCTCCCACCAGAGACTTCGCCATGAATGTGCCTACAGAATACTGAATAGACCTAAACACCCTCATAAACAAAAGATGCTTTATTTATTCAGTAGAATACTGGTTACAATTAAGTAGATCCATACATTCCCAAATAAATAGTGCCTCAAACAATACGGGTAAAAGGAAGACTGCAGATAGCTGGGCATTTCTGTACATT carries:
- the Fgf23 gene encoding fibroblast growth factor 23; the protein is MLGTCFRLLVGALCTVCSLGTVRAYLDTSPLLSSNWGSLIHLYTATARTNYHLQIHWDGHVDGTPHQTIYSALMITPEDAGSVVITGAMTRRFLCMDLQGNIFGSLHFSPENCRFRQWTLENGYDVYLSQKHHYLVSLGRAKRIFQPGTNPPPFSQFLARRNEIPLLHFYTVRPRRHTRSAEDPPERDPLNVLKPRPRATPVPVSCSRELPSAEEGGPAASDPLGVLRRGRGDTRGGAGGADRCRPFPRFV